Proteins encoded by one window of Yersinia massiliensis:
- a CDS encoding threonine/serine exporter, with amino-acid sequence MSLLWALLQDMVLSAIPALGFAMVFNVPGRALRYCALLGAMGHGSRMLMVHFGMNIELASLLASIMIGVIGINWSRWLLAHPKVFTVAAVIPMFPGISAYTAMISVVEISHLGYTEALMSTMVTNFLKASFIVGALSIGLSLPGLWLYRKRPGV; translated from the coding sequence GTGAGTTTACTCTGGGCTTTACTACAAGATATGGTGCTGTCAGCAATACCGGCACTCGGTTTTGCGATGGTGTTTAATGTGCCCGGTCGTGCATTACGCTATTGCGCGTTACTCGGGGCGATGGGGCACGGTTCGCGCATGCTGATGGTTCACTTTGGCATGAATATCGAGCTGGCATCACTATTGGCCTCGATAATGATTGGGGTCATCGGAATTAACTGGTCACGTTGGTTGTTGGCACACCCTAAAGTATTTACCGTCGCTGCAGTCATCCCAATGTTTCCGGGGATCTCAGCGTATACCGCTATGATCTCAGTGGTGGAGATTTCTCATCTGGGCTACACCGAGGCATTAATGTCGACGATGGTGACTAATTTCCTAAAAGCGTCATTTATCGTGGGGGCGTTGTCGATTGGTTTATCTTTACCTGGATTATGGCTCTATCGCAAACGTCCTGGTGTATAA
- a CDS encoding threonine/serine ThrE exporter family protein — translation MSLENIVSNDVPHQQQREITRLCIKCALLLLQHGAESMLVEQLSARLGLALGMDSVESSISANAVVLTTISQGNCLTSTRKNTDRGINMQVVTEVQHIVILVEHHLLDGKDVEKRFENIKPLRYPRWLVVVMVALSCGCFSKLNGGGWDAFTISFIASGLAMFVRQSLTARHMNPLINFCITAFVATSASGLLMRLPAFHEASSVAMAASVLLLVPGFPLINAVADMFKGHVNTGLARWAMASLLTLSTCIGVIFAMGLWGLRGWA, via the coding sequence AGCCTTGAAAATATAGTCAGTAATGATGTACCGCACCAGCAACAGCGTGAGATTACGAGGCTGTGCATCAAGTGTGCTTTGCTGCTGTTGCAGCATGGTGCCGAAAGTATGCTGGTTGAACAGTTATCTGCCCGCTTAGGTCTGGCGCTGGGGATGGACAGTGTCGAAAGCTCTATCTCTGCTAATGCAGTGGTTTTAACGACCATTAGCCAAGGCAATTGTCTGACCTCTACCCGTAAAAATACCGACCGCGGTATCAATATGCAGGTGGTCACGGAAGTCCAACATATCGTTATTTTGGTCGAACACCATTTGTTGGATGGGAAAGATGTAGAGAAGCGTTTTGAGAATATCAAACCGCTGCGTTACCCGCGCTGGTTGGTCGTCGTAATGGTTGCACTCTCTTGCGGCTGCTTCAGTAAACTCAACGGCGGCGGCTGGGATGCATTTACAATCAGTTTTATTGCCAGTGGGTTGGCGATGTTTGTGCGACAAAGTTTGACTGCTCGTCATATGAACCCGCTTATTAACTTTTGTATCACGGCGTTTGTCGCGACCTCGGCCTCTGGCTTACTGATGCGGTTACCTGCCTTTCATGAGGCTTCCAGCGTGGCGATGGCTGCCAGTGTGCTGTTACTGGTGCCGGGTTTTCCGCTGATTAATGCCGTCGCCGATATGTTTAAAGGGCATGTGAACACCGGATTGGCGCGATGGGCAATGGCAAGCTTATTAACACTGTCGACCTGTATTGGGGTGATATTTGCGATGGGGCTTTGGGGATTGCGGGGGTGGGCGTGA
- the folA gene encoding type 3 dihydrofolate reductase encodes MIISLIAALAADRVIGMENAMPWHLPADLAWFKRNTLNKPVIMGRKTFESIGRPLPGRLNIVISSQPGTDDRVTWATSIDQALSLAGDVEEVMVMGGGRVYNQFLDRANRMYLTHIDAEVGGDTHFPDYEPDEWESTFSEFHDADEANSHSYCFEILDRR; translated from the coding sequence ATGATTATTAGCCTGATCGCTGCATTGGCAGCAGATCGCGTTATTGGTATGGAAAATGCCATGCCATGGCACTTACCGGCAGATTTAGCGTGGTTCAAACGTAACACGCTTAATAAGCCGGTCATTATGGGTCGTAAGACTTTCGAATCTATCGGCCGTCCTTTACCAGGGCGTTTGAATATTGTGATCAGTAGCCAGCCCGGTACTGATGACCGCGTTACTTGGGCCACCTCTATTGATCAAGCACTTTCTTTGGCTGGTGATGTGGAAGAAGTGATGGTGATGGGGGGCGGGCGTGTCTACAATCAATTTTTAGACCGTGCAAACCGGATGTACCTGACTCATATTGATGCTGAAGTCGGTGGTGATACCCATTTCCCTGACTATGAGCCAGATGAGTGGGAAAGTACCTTCAGTGAATTCCACGATGCAGATGAGGCCAACTCTCACAGTTATTGCTTCGAAATACTGGATCGTCGCTAA
- the apaH gene encoding bis(5'-nucleosyl)-tetraphosphatase (symmetrical) ApaH produces the protein MSTYLIGDVHGCLDELLALLAQVNFDPQQDTLWLTGDLVARGPDSLDVLRYVRSLGSAVRMVLGNHDLHLLAVYAGISRNKPKDRITPLLEAADADELINWLRRQPVLQVDDELKLIMAHAGITPQWDIETAKICAREVEMVLSSDSYPLFLDAMYGDMPNNWSPELTGLARLRFSTNALTRMRFCFPNGQLDMICKDTPDNAPAPLKPWFDLPRRVDPEYSIIFGHWASLEGKGVPEGIYGLDTGCCWGGDLTLLRWEDKRYFTQHSFKVEAEITPADELASSSEDPLNYL, from the coding sequence ATGTCTACTTATCTTATTGGCGATGTTCATGGCTGTTTGGATGAATTGCTTGCGCTATTAGCGCAGGTCAATTTTGATCCTCAGCAAGATACCTTATGGCTCACGGGTGACTTAGTCGCCAGAGGCCCCGATTCATTAGATGTATTACGTTATGTGCGCTCTTTAGGATCCGCTGTACGCATGGTTCTTGGTAACCATGACCTACACCTGTTGGCCGTTTATGCGGGTATCAGCCGTAATAAGCCAAAAGATCGCATTACACCTCTATTAGAGGCGGCTGACGCTGATGAATTGATCAATTGGTTACGTCGCCAACCGGTTTTACAGGTTGATGATGAACTCAAGTTAATCATGGCTCATGCCGGTATCACGCCACAATGGGATATCGAAACCGCCAAGATCTGCGCCCGTGAAGTCGAAATGGTATTAAGCAGTGACAGTTATCCCTTGTTTCTTGATGCCATGTACGGTGATATGCCAAACAACTGGTCACCTGAGCTGACGGGGTTAGCACGCTTGCGCTTTAGTACCAATGCGCTCACCCGTATGCGATTTTGCTTCCCGAATGGGCAACTGGATATGATCTGTAAAGATACGCCAGACAATGCCCCTGCTCCGCTCAAACCTTGGTTCGATTTGCCAAGACGAGTCGATCCTGAGTATTCGATTATTTTTGGTCATTGGGCATCATTGGAAGGTAAAGGCGTACCTGAGGGTATTTATGGGCTGGATACAGGCTGTTGCTGGGGTGGCGATTTAACCTTGTTACGCTGGGAAGATAAGCGCTATTTCACTCAACATTCATTCAAAGTTGAAGCCGAAATAACGCCGGCTGATGAATTAGCATCATCCTCTGAAGATCCACTAAATTATTTGTAG